One Acipenser ruthenus unplaced genomic scaffold, fAciRut3.2 maternal haplotype, whole genome shotgun sequence DNA segment encodes these proteins:
- the LOC117409995 gene encoding CD48 antigen-like isoform X3: MEYSWRGIRFLCFMAVYGICLSAAHLVTQQVKGIVGESFTFPVEIPNLQPDMEINWRYSFKELDFQIARIQNGKIEVFEERFKARLQLDNMSSSLRINSLEREDSGIYQVETIRGNRFIKRFQLSVYNPVPEPQVLQIHSANRSCTLQCFVGNASEVNVSWIRDGKPLNTTELEISQEMQGGNVTYSCVASNPASNKSITVTPSHYCGKRNGNEDGAETPRNHVLIPVIVLAVIGVLAVLSITLYLRRKKTAFEKEGSERSRNSSGIVYAEVTTAPPAGSGEDIPELAAARQTTAKLTTIYDELRTPSSQNAPC; encoded by the exons GGATTTGCCTCTCTGCCGCTCATCTGGTAACCCAGCAGGTGAAGGGGATTGTGGGGGAATCGTTCACTTTCCCTGTGGAAATCCCGAACCTGCAGCCGGATATGGAGATAAACTGGAGATACAGTTTTAAGGAACTGGACTTTCAGATTGCGAGAATTCAGAATGGGAAGATTGAAGTTTTTGAGGAGAGATTCAAAGCAAGGCTGCAGCTGGACAATATGAGCAGCTCTCTCAGGATTAATAGCTTGGAGAGAGAAGACAGCGGGATTTACCAAGTGGAGACAATCAGAGGAAACAGATTTATTAAAAGATTCCAGCTGTCTGTTTACA ACCCTGTTCCAGAGCCTCAGGTTCTGCAGATCCATTCAGCTAACAGGAGCTGCACTCTGCAGTGCTTTGTGGGAAACGCCAGTGAAGTGAACGTGTCCTGGATAAGAGATGGGAAACCACTGAACACAACAGAACTGGAGATCTCACAGGAAATGCAAGGGGGCAATGTTACCTACAGCTGTGTGGCCAGCAACCCTGCCAGCAACAAGAGCATCACTGTGACACCTTCACATTACTGCGGTAAAAGAAACGGCAATGAAG ATGGTGCTGAAACCCCAAGGAATCACGTTTTGATTCCTGTGATCGTGCTCGCTGTGATCGGAGTCCTGGCAGTCCTATCGATCACACTGTATCTCAGGAGAAAGAAGACGGCATTTGAGAAAGAAG GTTCTGAGCGGTCCAGAAACTCGAGCGGTATCGTGTACGCAGAAGTCACAACCGCGCCCCCTGCAGGCAGTGGAGAG gATATACCAGAACTCGCTGCAGCTCGGCAAACGACAGCAAAGCTGACCACCATCTACGATGAACTGCGAACGCCCAGCTCCCAGAACGCACCGTGCTGA
- the LOC131735988 gene encoding SLAM family member 8-like isoform X2, which produces MEYSWRGIRFLCFMSVYGPGLSAAQPDVQQVKGIVGESLTFPVEIANLTTEIVQWRHGPAGPDILIAKILDGKIETDINERFKSRLQLNMNTGSLQIHHLNTEDSGTYQVETLRDNFNKRFYLSVYNPVPEPHVEKINGSEALANRSCTLLCFVGNASEVNVSWMRDGKPLNTTELDPWQETESDSVVFTCVASNPASNKSITVTPSHYCGKRKGNRDDSPRSHILIPVIVLAVIGVVAGILITPYLRRRKKAVEKEGCKASRNSGDIEYSEIMSTAPPTGNGQNHTERSEDQTRDKQMTIYYELQPLSSQNAPC; this is translated from the exons GACCTGGCCTGTCTGCAGCTCAGCCTGACGTCCAGCAGGTGAAGGGGATTGTGGGGGAATCATTAACTTTCCCTGTGGAAATAGCAAACCTAACGACTGAAATAGTCCAGTGGAGACATGGCCCTGCAGGTCCAGACATCCTTATAGCAAAAATTCTGGATGGGAAGATTGAGACTGATATTAATGAGAGATTTAAATCACGACTGCAGTTGAACATGAACACTGGCTCCCTGCAGATTCATCATTTAAACACAGAAGACAGCGGGACCTACCAAGTGGAGACACTGAGAGACAATTTTAACAAGAGATTTTACCTGTCTGTTTACA ACCCGGTTCCAGAACCTCATGTTGAAAAGATCAACGGGAGTGAGGCGCTGGCTAACAGGAGctgcactctgctgtgctttgTGGGAAACGCCAGTGAAGTGAACGTGTCCTGGATGAGAGACGGGAAGCCACTGAACACAACAGAACTGGATCCCTGGCAAGAAACAGAATCAGATTCCGTTGTCTTCACCTGTGTGGCCAGCAACCCTGCCAGCAACAAGAGCATCACTGTGACACCTTCACATTACTGCGGTAAAAGAAAAGGCAACAGAG ATGATTCCCCAAGGAGTCACATTTTGATTCCTGTGATAGTGCTCGCTGTGATCGGAGTCGTGGCAGGCATTTTGATCACACCGTATCTCAGGAGACGGAAGAAAGCTGTTGAGAAAGAAG GTTGCAAGGCTTCCAGAAACTCGGGTGATATCGAGTACTCGGAAATTATGAGCACAGCGCCTCCTACTGGCAATGGACAG AACCACACAGAACGGTCTGAAGATCAAACGAGAGACAAACAGATGACCATATACTACGAACTCCAGCCACTGAGCTCCCAGAATGCACCGTGCTGA